A segment of the Necator americanus strain Aroian chromosome IV, whole genome shotgun sequence genome:
AGCAAAAATTCagcattacttttttctatctaaATTATTTTACTAATAATCCACGAAGGCCGTTTTCTGCGCTGTTTTTCAAGAGGATCAGGGGAAATTAAGCAGGATCACGCTTAATTCGTAATATACATCCTgtacttctctttttcatcgAGTCCCCATCGATCTCTTTAAAACAGCAACAATTTTCATGACAAATTCTGCTTAAAACCGATACCAAAAAGTTAAGGCGGGTATAGtacagtgttgaaattttccacggttagaggttccgcttcctgcacgatcgatcggaggttcgaatctgccctagtgctcaccaagtctttcatcccccggagtcgataaatcgctaccagacttgtctgggaggataaaaacactgacttaacacatcggctagccaccgcaagtcattgtatgggccagttacaagttcgtaaacctcaaacgattctgaattgaagttaacATGGTtgcgcgggtcccaagcggattgattaacgccagatactttatgCTTTATTCTTTACCAAAAAGTTGTGAGAACATTGAGGAATGACGCTGGAAGCATAGGAATTGATTGAATTACATTCGTTATCACCACAGTTTATCACCACACGACTCAAATAAAAGAACTATTCATTTCCACTAAAATATCGTATAGTCGTACCGGAAAAATGACGCGTGAGAAGCATTTATATGCGTCTCACGTAAACAATACGATTACAGTACGAAAGTTAAAGTGTTGAAGTTTTCCAAGGAAAATGTCTTCAAATACGAGGTCAGTCTAGGAAAAAACGACACGTTTACCATCCATGTTCCTAGATTATCCGACCCGACGGTACACGTTTTGAGATCAcacaaaaattcacaaattcaCAGTATTCTCGTTTGGaggaacaacgaaaaaaaaacactgcacGGTGATTTCTATTGTATAATGAACAAGTATTATATCACTAATGTTCTCTAATTAGTAGAGATGTTCTGCTTCTTTGTGAGAGCCCAGTATGCTCCTTTCGCATGCATTAATTCGTTGTGTGTTCCTGAAAAAGTGAAGTTCGTTGTGGATTTGTTCGATATTCTTCTGGAACTCTCTTCTCATCTATGCATCCAAATCTAAGTAAAATCTAAGTTTTCAAATTGCTTAGATAACATTTTAATTCGACAAGAACTagattcttcaagaaaaaaaagacttctggCTCAGTTTGACAAGGctgggaattttttctttgttccggTGTAACGCAGTTggagaggttccgctgcgactCGATggtcggtcgatggttcgaaacttcCCCAGAGCCAACCAAGTCCTTCAtacctccgggatcgataagtTGTTCACAGACTTGTCTTagaggattaaaaaaatagggaatttggggaaaaaaatggggaaaaattgccgcattccaagcggattaatcAACTCCggacactttattttttttttattctttatggttcttcagaaaaagaaacaaaattttcatggTATTCGGAGAAATCCAGCAAGTCGAGATCAATTGATTTCtaagaaatatcaaaaatatttcaagcgcaatgttgtttttattgttttcatttgtttttcattgcaTTATTAACCGTTTGAGTATTACTGTTGATGGAAACTAATTAAATCACACATCTACAGTAATGCTCCTTACCGatgggaggataaagtgtttagTGTTGATCAAATAGCTCTGGATTCACCAGAGCGTTAGCGACTTTAATTCGGAATTATTTGAGATTTACGGATGTGGCCTATCCGACCACTTCCTTAAATGTCGCTGTCCTTTCCTCTTCAAACATTCTtcggtactaatttatcgaccccggaaggatgagaGAATTTGCTCGGCTCGGGCGCTATCGAACAATCGACCGTGcagtcacaaaaaaaacttcctatcAGTGCGCCACACTCGTTCGCTATTCCTAACttctacaaaaacaaaacacgtACTTATCGGGAAGTTCTGTAAACATATGTCTCTCAAAAATAAGGAATTAAattctgtttgctaaatcacaGTGAATACAAGTTAACCGTGTTTCTTCATTCGTAGCCAAATGACATTtgatattgttattttttgtcatttaaTACTCCTGCGGGGAGTTTATAATCAGCTTCTTCGTAAAACGTAAACTATTCCGTTTTTTTATAacgggtcaaaatgacctgaagtcttatgcagttgcgtaagcggctgcgttcgaagcggtgctgtgGAGTTGTGGAACGATGGCCCCACCTCTGTCGCAATCACTGGCTCCACCACGCCACTTCGAGAGCAGCCGTTTAAAGGCAAcgtaccacaaaattgacgtagtgtggaaagCTGATAGCAAACAGTAGTGTTAGTAGTGCAGATTACGAGTCAGATCGTGCTCACGTTCCATTCATCCTCTCCCTAGAAAAACCCTAAGAAtcgccctgaaaaacggcgtgagaacggCGTTTGTTTCTATGAGGCATGTTGGAACGCGCTCCGTTGAACACGCTCCGGTCCTCTCAAAGGCCCATTCAGTGGTTTTACTTCAATAGGCTGCCGAGGGAACTTCATCGaccctcgaccgctcgctcgtggacgcaaCGCGTGCACGAAGGCAGTGCGTTTTCATCCACCTCGTTTTTAAGAATGATTAGGGAAAATTGAGTGGGATCacactcatattcgtaatctacattccgaactctatttctttcattagCTCTTCATACTATATGTCAATTAAGTGATGCACTGTTTTTAAACAAACTGCGCTAGGCTTCAGGTCCTTCTGGACGACTATGTAACAAATCGATACTCTGAAACGTTTGTAGAGCCCAGAGTCAGTAGTCCTGCCCAAATGACCAAAGAATTCGTATAAAACATTCTTGACAAAGGGTGGTGAAAAGTGTGGATAGAGAGAAAACTGCACATGAATCAGAATAAGATAGAAATTACCACCTATCTCCACTAAATTCCAAATTGTAATGAAGCAATAAGCTTTCCAACTAATCACGAAGttatttcaagaagaaatattttgatttttagttgttttcctGGTGCTGGCTATGCTCAATGTAAGCTGTAAAATGATATATGCATACCTTTCTCAACAACTTTTCCTGATTTAACTACCATTATACAGTTCGCGTTCACAACCGTTGAGAGACGATGAGCCACCACGATGCATGTCCTTCCCTCAGATGCTTTATCAAGCGCTTCTTGTACAAGCTGAATAAGTTTCGAATGATTTTTCCCTCTGAACTATCTTCAAATGTTTAAGCACCTTTTCACTCTCGGTATCCAAAGCACTGGTGGCCTCGTCAAGCAGTAGAACCTGTGGATTCCTTATAAGTGCACGAGCAATAGCAATTCTCTGCTTTTGACCACCAGACAACTGCGTTCCCTTCTCTCCGACTCTCGTGTTGTATCCctgaatcagaaaaaaaaatcaaatatctACTTCAGCCGAACATAAAACACTAATTTACTCACGTCTGGTAAATTGCTGATAAATTTATGAATGTTCGCCTTCTCAGAAACCTCTATTATATCAGATTCCTTAACTGATCCTGCTGGAAGACCATAGACGATGTTGTCTCTAATTGAACGATCGAAAAGGATTGGTTCTTGCGAGACTAACGCGATATGTGAGCGTAGATGAGTTGGATTCACCTCACGTAGATCGTTACCATCGATAGCCTTAACCGAGTAAATACGATAAGGATGCAACGTAAGATGCAAAGGTAGAAGAACACCCACCACAACACCATCCAAAGGATCGTAGAGCCGCTCCAAAAGCGATATCACAGTCGACTTCCCGCATCCGCTAGGACCCACTAAGGCGAGCGTTTCACCAGGTTTCACCTAAATTTCGGCAATATTTCTAAACTCCGAAAGATTCACAGCCGTATACTCGGTGACCATGTGTGGATGGAGATACATTCCTGCCAGCCAAGGGTGCCCAAAGGTCACGCCTAATCGCATGCACGTATTTGTGACTTgtttcaaataaatagtatagGACCGCTTGGGAAACAAGCCACAGCCATGAATCTAGTGTGGTATGggttttcgttggagtatacctatatcgggtcatAGATTTTGTATACAGAGGTGGTTCAGctctctctgcatcactgtaaacagacgggtccagaacgctgtttcttacgacatcCTCTACTGCCACCCGCCAcacttgcgccccgcccccgcctacgattcgtcgaatgaaatgaattgcccatcGGAGCGTTCAAATGGATTGAATGATTTCGACGAACGGCAGGCGGAGGCAGGGCGAAAGGATGGCGCGTCGCAAAAGAGAACGTCGTAAGGAAtggcattccgaagccgtctgtttacaatgatgcagggagaaaCGAATGGAACCACCCCTGCAtaaataatctacgacccgatataggtatacttcaacgaaaatccacaccacgccagattcgtggggtgatggctgtAACTTAAATCCTGCTCATGAACCAATCAACTATACATCACGCCGAAGTAGTAAGGTGAGGCGTGACTTTTTGGCACATAACACGGCTAGATCTCCTCCCACACATACTCGGAGGGTTTAGATCTGTAGGCTTGTCCTTTCAGTGAACAGTGGCAAATTTTTGTCTTGTGATATTCTTGAGACATCCATTATTTGCAGTAAAAGTGTGAACTCACAGCTATATCAAGTCCTTGAAGTATGGGAACATCAGGTCTTTCTGGATATTTGAAGTAAACGTTTTTCAGTGTAATAGAACCGCTGAGCTTCGGTTTCTTGCCATTTTTTGTCATTCCATCAATACGTGGCTCCTCGTTTAGCATATTGATAATGAGACCGGCAGCAAAGGTCGCTTTAATGTACTCGGGGAAGTAGGCACTGGCGAAGCCCATACTTCCAGCAGTGAACGATATAGCAAAGAGCACTCTGAACAATTCTTATCTGAACTAACGACGAGACGAAATGGTCTCTACGACTAAGAAACTACCTCAGAACGTTCATAGGAGGAAGAGTGCCTCTTATGATCAGCCACAAGCCGAAACGGAATGCTGCTGCGtacaagaaatagaaaatactgcAAGCAAAACCGTAGGAAAAACCCTAGAATAAATGATCTTTTGACGGCGcaatcgattaaaaaaaatcacaatcaTACCTGCATTACTGCTCTCCTTCTACTAGTTTTATGAGGTCCATCTAAATGTCGACAAAATTGAGCGTGTAGCCGATGCTCCAATGTTAAAGCTTGGACGGTTCGTATATTCTCGATGGCTTCCATAGCGATCTAAAAAGAATGATTGCGATGGTTTCAACCTCCCTCTTTGTTTCCTACTAATACGCCACCTTTCCGctgttttccatttccttcGCATCATTTGTTGCTTTTCCAGACATGAATTTCATCTGAATTGCTTGTCCAACACCGGCCAGTGGGAAGATGGCGATTGTCTGAAAAAAGGGCACACTGAATTGTGGGATTCACGAATGAAAAGTAGCCAGTAATTTTCCGTCAGAACAACAATGTATAGTTGGCTTTTTTGGAGTAGCTGGCTTAGTTCTCCTAACGATGTAGTTTTATCACACAGTGGAGGAAAGGTTATGGCCTGAATGGGTAAAGGAATGTGTCAGTGCCTAAAGTTAGGTTACGTATCCTCTACGGTAGCAGTTATTGGGCCTCAACTACCGCATTGCCTTGGGTATTTAGCTAGCAGTTACATCCCTTAAAACAAAACACGAAAGGCAATCAGCTATAATTGGAATACTGATCGCTGGATCGATTcttagttaaaggcagcgtatcgcgAAATTGACAGCAGTACGAAAACTCAGGAGAGAACGTAGAGTTCGACTGTAGATTACGGGAACGAGCGTCTCGCTGCTCAATTTCCCTAATCTTCGTAACGAAAAGCGTGGAAAATTGTGTTCATCACGTACGAGGTACGTGAGAACGTCACACTGTTGTTCACGGATACTGATGAAGTCTCTTCACCAGctaattcaagtgaaaccaatgaataggttgatGAGGGGACCACAGCACTCACCAAgttgcgcgttctaacgtacctcgtaggaaataaagcgattcccacgccgtCTTTTAGGACGACTAGGGTGAATTGGGTGGGGCCGCgttcgtttccgtaatctacaaccctaactgTACGTTTTCCATGGGGTTTCAATTTGTGCCTATGTGTAGTTCTAAGCACATCGCGGTGATTCAGAAACTTATGTAATCTAGATTCTACCCTAATTATTCCCATCATTTTCAACCAAATTACTACCCCCGGATCTTTTTCGGTCACTGCATGCTCAATGACAACGtcaaataatgtaaaaatggAATCTCGGAGTCACACATGATTCTAACGAGGAAAATAATCTCCTCGTTTTCTCAAACACCTAGAAGCTGAAATCTTGGGAACAAGTAGAGCTGCAACTACATAtaactagttgttttttttttcgaaaacgcaCGAACATCgtggaaaaatcaatactttGTTATACTTTCGGATCATTAGCGTCTTCTTCtcaagatatatatatataattatatatatagaaTTTAATATAGAAACATACTGAAGTCCACTACTCACCAACAAAGCCATCTGCCAACCGTAGTAGAAGGCGATTCCGATACCGGCACAAACAGAAACGACACAGTTGAAGACAGACCCCAGTCGGTAGTCAATCGCCTGAAGGAGTGATTTGCAAAGATTCACATTCGTGAGGATTGGAAATACCACAAACCGATTTAACATTAGGAGCGTCAGTGGCAAGACGAGTGGTGATTTTCCCGGGTGAATGACGAGGCATGTCAAAGTAAGCGGCATCCATACGCATTACATTGTGGAACACGTTCGATCTGAGCCTCATCGTCAACCGTTCAGCTGACATTCCAAAGAAGAAGCACTGCGAAGAAGTCGTTGTCGGAACTAATGTAAACGTCGAATTCACTGGCTCAAACCTGGATTATCATCGTAATAGCTTCGACTCCACCGAGGACGAGGAACATTAGCGCCCAGAAATGTCCGTCACTCTTCAATGATGCGTCACCAGGCGGTTTAGAAAACACCTAGAAAATTTTGTGCACATTTTAGGTCAGTAAATGGTTTAGTCAATATATGAAAATACTTCGATAATTTGCGAGAAGAACAAGGAAAATGCTGGGAAGACACAGCCTTGCACTATCGAAGAACACACAGCAAGAATCAGAAAACCCCATTCAGGACGAGCATATCGtagaattttgaagagatttgCTTTCACTGCTCCTTCTTCTTCGAGCTCTGAAGTCCAACTATAGTATTATAGTAGGTAGTAGCTCTGAAACACAACACGACAAACCTTTCTTAAGCCTCTCCAGATCCTTCTCTGCTTTTACTGGATCATTTTGATCCATTGAGATCGGCGCCTTTTCAGAATGAGACTGCTGAGATTTGAGACGCTGAAAACAACAGcatgaaaacaacaaacaagtaataatttaattttcaatgtaTCAAACATGAAAACGTTTCAACGAATAGGTAAAATTCCCGCGATATTTGAAAACCACTAACTCTTAACTCTGGAGCCGTGGAAGATGTGCTTGACCTGCGAGATGTGATAGATCCGCTACGGATCTGACCAGCTCCAGATTCtataatggaaaaatttacgaaaatagGAAATATAGGGAATTGTTGATGATGAGAGAGAAATGCTATGTTGTTAATATTTCCAAAGAATGAAGTTTCACCAAATGTACAGACGAGAAGCAAAAGTGAATATCTCGACATGCaattaaattataattttcaCGACATATCATTCCTGGATTTATTTCATGGATCTCCTTGAAACGAAGATAAAATGTCTTTCATCTTACGTCTAAATAAACGAAGGACGATACAAAGCATacatagtcgggtcgaaacgacatgaagcaccgtcagttgcgtaagcggctgcgctcgtagcgacgcgatggagcgtagcggttgggatcgtgcgaggatcctcgctactgccacccatctctgcagttcgtcaTGGCCCCATCTCAAGTCCAACCGCTCTCTTCACcgcagcgcagccgcttacgcaactgccaGTGCCATTCGACCCAACTATAGAATACGTCATCCCggaatattcaaaaaattagtgtAGATTTCCAAGAAAAGTTACTTTCATCCACATCGGCGAAAACTTGAGCGTTCACCAATTCGTAGTAGAGGCCTTTTCGAGCAATTAACTCGTCATGAGTACCAACTTCAATCACCTAAAAAACATAACTCTAAGCTCAGGATACCTATATCCATAGAATGAGCAACAAAGCACACCTCTCCGTCCTTCATCGCTATAATTTTGTCGGCGGTTCGAATAGTCGACAGACGGTGGGCAATTACGATGGTGGTTCGTCCTTTCGACGCCTGAGAATCACTCGTATACATAGAGATACTGTAAGAAGAACTGTGAGGAACTTACATTTTCGAGAGCTTGCTGGACAACGCTTTCGCTTTCCGCATCCAGTGCACTAGTAGCCTCATCCAGAAGAAGCACCTTCGGATCTCTCACTAAGGCACGTGCTATCGCTATACGCTGTTTCTGTCCTCCAGACATTTGTGTTCCACGATCGCCAACATTAGTTCTTATACCCTGAAACACtcgttttccagaattttcatcagaaaaaagGTTCAGTTTAGGAGGAAATAACTTGCATCAGGGAAGCTCTGCACGAAGTTGTACGCGTTCGCTTTACGGAGAGCTGCGATGATTTCACCCTCGGTAACATCTTCTCGTCCATAACGGATGTTCTAAAGTGAAAGCAGCCATGTTGCGAATAagtcagtgaaaaaaatgcaccAATGAACATCTGCTTCATCAAAAGTTTTTGTAGATTACTTGGACAATTTACGGATTTGGTTCATGTGAGAGAGTAGCAAATAACCACAAATAGGTACCACAGATTGCGACTTTTTAGCaagcgaaaacaaaacaaactaaaATACTAagtaaaagaacaacaaactaCAACTAAAAAACTTcagtttatgaaaaaaaaaacaacatatacatatttatacaGAACCACTGAGGAGGAGTGAAGTTACCTGTTCGATTGTTGTGTTAAACAACACTGGCTCCTGTGACACTACACCAATGTAGTTGCGTAGGAATTCGATATTGATCTTATCGATCTCAACCCCGTCTATGGTGATCTAAAAGCGAGGatgatcaaaaattaaaaaaaaagaaagaaaagagaaaacacatTGACGAACCTTTCCATCTTGTTGATTGTAGTATCGTAACAATAGTTGGATTATGGTACTTTTTCCACAACCGCTAGATCCAACCAAAGCGACAGTTTCACCGGGATTCGCTTCGAAGGAAATACCCTTAATCAGGGATTTTCATGCACATATGGATGCACATCTGCGAACATAGTTTTGTTCTAA
Coding sequences within it:
- a CDS encoding hypothetical protein (NECATOR_CHRIV.G13504.T2) — translated: MGFLGKKGKGSISEDEKKEVENTEEVPKATVIQLFRYASTFDRVLLLTGGLVAMATGVGMPLMSIIMGNVSQNFMNVTGNFTTVHQFEHDVIQNCLKYVYLGCGIFAAATIQAMCFLTVCENLVNQLRREFFKAILRQDITWFDKNHSGTLATKLFDNLERVKEGTGDKLGLMIQFVAQFFGGFIVAFTYDWKLTLIMMSLAPFMIICGAFIAKLMATAATREAKKYAVAGGIAEEVLSSMRTVIAFNGQPYECERYDKALEDGKSTGIRKSLYIGLGLALTFLIMFSSYCLAFWVGTDFVFKGEMLGGNVMTVFFSVMMGSMALGQAGPQFAVLGTALGAAGSLYQIIDREPEIDAYSPSGVRPKNLKGKISVSNVKFTYPTRPDVPILKGISFEANPGETVALVGSSGCGKSTIIQLLLRYYNQQDGKITIDGVEIDKINIEFLRNYIGVVSQEPVLFNTTIEQNIRYGREDVTEGEIIAALRKANAYNFVQSFPDGIRTNVGDRGTQMSGGQKQRIAIARALVRDPKVLLLDEATSALDAESESVVQQALENASKGRTTIVIAHRLSTIRTADKIIAMKDGEVIEVGTHDELIARKGLYYELVNAQVFADVDEKSGAGQIRSGSITSRRSSTSSTAPELRRLKSQQSHSEKAPISMDQNDPVKAEKDLERLKKELEEEGAVKANLFKILRYARPEWGFLILAVCSSIVQGCVFPAFSLFFSQIIEVFSKPPGDASLKSDGHFWALMFLVLGGVEAITMIIQCFFFGMSAERLTMRLRSNVFHNVMRMDAAYFDMPRHSPGKITTRLATDAPNVKSAIDYRLGSVFNCVVSVCAGIGIAFYYGWQMALLTIAIFPLAGVGQAIQMKFMSGKATNDAKEMENSGKIAMEAIENIRTVQALTLEHRLHAQFCRHLDGPHKTSRRRAVMQGFSYGFACSIFYFLYAAAFRFGLWLIIRGTLPPMNVLRVLFAISFTAGSMGFASAYFPEYIKATFAAGLIINMLNEEPRIDGMTKNGKKPKLSGSITLKNVYFKYPERPDVPILQGLDIAVKPGETLALVGPSGCGKSTVISLLERLYDPLDGVVAIDGNDLREVNPTHLRSHIALVSQEPILFDRSIRDNIVYGLPAGSVKESDIIEVSEKANIHKFISNLPDGYNTRVGEKGTQLSGGQKQRIAIARALIRNPQVLLLDEATSALDTESEKLVQEALDKASEGRTCIVVAHRLSTVVNANCIMVVKSGKVVEKGTHNELMHAKGAYWALTKKQNISTN
- a CDS encoding hypothetical protein (NECATOR_CHRIV.G13504.T1); amino-acid sequence: MGFLGKKGKGSISEDEKKEVEKQCKRIDSSPPDMRSFFRRGPANTTAEEKLLDSKKSTEEVPKATVIQLFRYASTFDRVLLLTGGLVAMATGVGMPLMSIIMGNVSQNFMNVTGNFTTVHQFEHDVIQNCLKYVYLGCGIFAAATIQAMCFLTVCENLVNQLRREFFKAILRQDITWFDKNHSGTLATKLFDNLERVKEGTGDKLGLMIQFVAQFFGGFIVAFTYDWKLTLIMMSLAPFMIICGAFIAKLMATAATREAKKYAVAGGIAEEVLSSMRTVIAFNGQPYECERYDKALEDGKSTGIRKSLYIGLGLALTFLIMFSSYCLAFWVGTDFVFKGEMLGGNVMTVFFSVMMGSMALGQAGPQFAVLGTALGAAGSLYQIIDREPEIDAYSPSGVRPKNLKGKISVSNVKFTYPTRPDVPILKGISFEANPGETVALVGSSGCGKSTIIQLLLRYYNQQDGKITIDGVEIDKINIEFLRNYIGVVSQEPVLFNTTIEQNIRYGREDVTEGEIIAALRKANAYNFVQSFPDGIRTNVGDRGTQMSGGQKQRIAIARALVRDPKVLLLDEATSALDAESESVVQQALENASKGRTTIVIAHRLSTIRTADKIIAMKDGEVIEVGTHDELIARKGLYYELVNAQVFADVDEKSGAGQIRSGSITSRRSSTSSTAPELRRLKSQQSHSEKAPISMDQNDPVKAEKDLERLKKELEEEGAVKANLFKILRYARPEWGFLILAVCSSIVQGCVFPAFSLFFSQIIEVFSKPPGDASLKSDGHFWALMFLVLGGVEAITMIIQCFFFGMSAERLTMRLRSNVFHNVMRMDAAYFDMPRHSPGKITTRLATDAPNVKSAIDYRLGSVFNCVVSVCAGIGIAFYYGWQMALLTIAIFPLAGVGQAIQMKFMSGKATNDAKEMENSGKIAMEAIENIRTVQALTLEHRLHAQFCRHLDGPHKTSRRRAVMQGFSYGFACSIFYFLYAAAFRFGLWLIIRGTLPPMNVLRVLFAISFTAGSMGFASAYFPEYIKATFAAGLIINMLNEEPRIDGMTKNGKKPKLSGSITLKNVYFKYPERPDVPILQGLDIAVKPGETLALVGPSGCGKSTVISLLERLYDPLDGVVAIDGNDLREVNPTHLRSHIALVSQEPILFDRSIRDNIVYGLPAGSVKESDIIEVSEKANIHKFISNLPDGYNTRVGEKGTQLSGGQKQRIAIARALIRNPQVLLLDEATSALDTESEKLVQEALDKASEGRTCIVVAHRLSTVVNANCIMVVKSGKVVEKGTHNELMHAKGAYWALTKKQNISTN